One genomic segment of Deltaproteobacteria bacterium includes these proteins:
- the treY gene encoding malto-oligosyltrehalose synthase, which yields MRIPTATYRIQFNPSFGFDRARRIVSYMADLGVSDLYASPVFRARRGSLHGYDIVDPNRLNPELGSLSDFHRLADELKHNNMGWLQDVVPNHMAFDQENRMLMDVIENGEASEFFRFFDIDWDHPCRDLKGRLLAPFLAGSYQDCLNEGEIKLTYGPSGLAAKYSHLVLPLKIESYGRFFTHRLEKLGRSLGADHPDFIKFLGVVYLVKSLPAGERTGERSEQVRLVKTTLWDLYRRNGEIKRFVDENLCLFNDGNAKPGATDPLNRLLSEQRFRLAFWKVATEEINYRRFFNINELICLRMEEQAVFTHTHSLIFRLIDEGRITGLRIDHVDGLYHPSGYLRRLREKAGDTYILVEKILDLDEEIPRSWPVQGTTGYDFLNYVNGLFCKKEGEKELTRVYRSFAGFRASPEGLVCDKKRLILGKHMAGDIDNLARLVEGTRAWDRYGSDITPYGLKRALVEVMCHFPVYRTYMNGETITQRDRSFMKAAIEGAKRESPGLLNELLLLERLLLLDFTPSLSEAERRQWIHFVMRFQQFTAPLMAKGFEDTTLYVYNRLISCNEVGGNPWRFGLSVQEFHRFNEKRARLWPHSMSATSTHDTKRGEDARARIDVLAEIPREWERRLRIWSRINRDKKRRVRGISVPDRNDEYFFYQALIGAFPFHERDLPLFIRRIKAYVVKAVREAKIHTAWLRPDLEYEKAYLSFIEVILGATGDGAFLDEFLPFQRMVARYGVFNSLSQTLVKITSPGVPDFYQGSELWDLSLVDPDNRRPVDFDIRKRFLKEIREECHRDIPGLAARLLQAREDGRVKLFLIHRALQARNAHPSVFAQGAYLPLEASGRFKDHVVAFARKHGSRWSLTVVPRFLTSLVPDGAYPFGREVWYDTEISLPPPSPRRWRDVILDRAVKREGAFSIGDLLGDFPVCLLVNEGSP from the coding sequence ATGCGGATCCCAACAGCTACCTATAGGATACAGTTCAACCCCTCTTTCGGTTTTGATAGAGCCAGACGTATCGTCTCATACATGGCCGATCTCGGCGTCTCTGACCTCTACGCCTCACCCGTCTTCAGGGCAAGGCGGGGAAGCCTCCACGGTTACGACATAGTCGATCCGAACCGGTTGAACCCCGAGTTGGGCTCCCTCTCCGATTTCCATCGACTAGCCGATGAACTGAAACATAACAACATGGGATGGCTTCAAGACGTGGTTCCCAATCACATGGCCTTTGACCAAGAGAATCGAATGCTCATGGACGTGATAGAGAACGGCGAGGCCTCCGAATTCTTCCGATTTTTCGATATCGATTGGGATCATCCCTGCCGCGACCTAAAAGGCCGGCTTCTCGCTCCGTTCCTGGCCGGGTCTTACCAGGATTGCCTCAACGAGGGAGAAATCAAGCTCACATACGGCCCGAGCGGCCTTGCCGCCAAGTACTCTCATCTTGTGCTCCCCTTGAAAATCGAGTCCTACGGCCGTTTTTTCACCCATCGACTCGAAAAGCTGGGGAGGAGTCTGGGCGCGGACCATCCGGATTTCATCAAGTTCCTCGGTGTGGTCTACCTAGTCAAATCTCTCCCCGCTGGAGAGAGAACCGGGGAACGATCCGAACAGGTGAGACTCGTCAAGACCACCCTCTGGGATCTCTATAGGAGAAACGGGGAGATCAAGAGGTTCGTGGACGAGAACCTGTGCCTCTTTAACGACGGAAACGCAAAACCCGGAGCCACCGATCCGCTCAACAGATTGCTCTCTGAACAGCGATTCAGACTCGCCTTCTGGAAAGTCGCCACAGAGGAGATCAATTACAGAAGATTCTTCAACATAAATGAACTGATCTGCCTTAGGATGGAAGAGCAAGCCGTTTTCACTCATACCCATTCCCTTATCTTCAGACTCATCGATGAGGGAAGGATCACCGGGCTGAGGATCGATCACGTTGACGGACTCTACCATCCCTCGGGCTACCTCAGGAGGTTGAGGGAGAAAGCAGGAGACACTTACATCCTCGTGGAGAAGATCCTGGACCTGGACGAGGAGATTCCCCGCTCCTGGCCGGTCCAGGGAACGACGGGGTATGATTTCCTGAATTATGTCAATGGGCTCTTTTGCAAAAAAGAGGGAGAAAAGGAACTGACTCGGGTGTACAGGAGCTTTGCAGGATTTCGGGCCTCCCCTGAAGGACTGGTTTGTGACAAGAAGAGACTGATCTTAGGGAAGCATATGGCGGGAGATATCGACAATCTGGCCCGTCTGGTGGAGGGGACACGGGCCTGGGATAGATACGGGAGTGACATCACCCCTTACGGTCTGAAGAGGGCCCTGGTGGAAGTGATGTGCCACTTTCCGGTCTACAGGACCTACATGAACGGGGAGACCATCACCCAGAGGGATCGGTCATTTATGAAGGCAGCCATAGAGGGAGCCAAGAGGGAAAGCCCCGGGCTGCTGAATGAGCTTCTCCTGTTGGAAAGGCTTCTCCTTCTCGATTTCACCCCTTCTCTCTCGGAGGCGGAAAGGAGGCAGTGGATACACTTTGTCATGAGGTTTCAGCAGTTTACAGCTCCGCTCATGGCCAAGGGTTTTGAGGATACAACCCTCTACGTTTACAACCGGCTCATTTCCTGCAACGAGGTAGGAGGAAACCCGTGGAGGTTCGGCCTATCGGTCCAAGAATTCCACCGGTTCAACGAGAAAAGGGCTCGCCTGTGGCCACACTCCATGAGTGCGACCTCTACCCACGACACCAAGAGGGGGGAAGATGCCCGGGCCAGGATAGACGTTCTGGCCGAGATACCCCGGGAATGGGAGAGAAGGCTCCGGATATGGAGCAGGATAAACAGGGACAAGAAAAGGCGGGTCAGGGGAATCTCCGTCCCAGACCGAAACGATGAGTATTTCTTCTATCAGGCTCTGATAGGCGCTTTCCCGTTTCACGAGAGGGATCTGCCCCTCTTCATCCGGCGAATCAAGGCATATGTCGTCAAGGCCGTGAGGGAGGCCAAAATCCACACTGCCTGGCTGAGACCGGATCTCGAATACGAGAAGGCCTATCTCTCATTCATCGAAGTGATTCTGGGGGCTACCGGAGACGGCGCCTTTCTCGACGAGTTCCTTCCATTTCAGAGAATGGTCGCGCGGTACGGGGTTTTCAACTCACTCTCACAGACACTGGTGAAGATCACCTCTCCCGGCGTTCCCGACTTCTATCAGGGAAGCGAACTGTGGGACTTGAGCCTCGTCGATCCGGACAACCGCCGTCCGGTCGACTTCGACATCAGAAAGAGGTTTCTCAAGGAGATCCGGGAGGAATGCCACCGGGACATCCCGGGGCTTGCAGCGCGACTTCTCCAGGCCAGGGAGGATGGGAGGGTAAAGCTCTTTCTCATACATCGGGCCCTCCAGGCAAGAAACGCCCACCCCTCTGTTTTTGCCCAGGGCGCATACCTTCCCCTGGAGGCAAGCGGAAGGTTCAAAGACCACGTGGTCGCCTTTGCGCGAAAACACGGCAGCCGGTGGTCCTTAACGGTCGTACCGAGATTCCTGACCTCCCTCGTGCCGGACGGGGCGTACCCCTTTGGTCGAGAAGTATGGTATGATACCGAGATTTCTCTTCCTCCTCCATCCCCCAGGAGATGGAGGGATGTGATCCTGGACCGTGCGGTGAAGAGGGAGGGAGCCTTTTCTATAGGTGACCTGCTCGGCGACTTCCCTGTTTGCCTGCTCGTCAACGAGGGGAGCCCGTGA